One stretch of Actinacidiphila sp. DG2A-62 DNA includes these proteins:
- a CDS encoding MFS transporter, with protein sequence MYLADRGTPARENEKPTARTTRTTRTTRTARAGEAAHATEGAHATEAAPSAKGRAARRAPAIAPVVLALGAVSLITDVSSEMVTAVLPLYLVAGLGLSPLGFGTLDGVYNGVSALVQLAGGHIADRVRSHKLVAGIGYGLSALCKPLLLLVHSLGPLGVVLALERTGKGLRTSPRDALISLSTPAEHRGRAFGVHRAMDTTGAVLGPFTAFLILRAATDGYDAVFGVSACVAALGVLVLILFVPGRTAARGPSATPAAAEPDAPPATPVDLREALRLLRLPRLRALTGCAVLLGLTTVSDAFVYLLLQHRAGIGDEWFPLMPLGTASVFLLLAVPLGVLADRIGRRTVFLAGHAGLLAAYALLLCAPSVPALPYLVLALHGVFYAATDGVLPAAVADVVPEQLRGSGLALVGTGQALARFCCSLAFGAAWTVWGDGRALFGSAVALLLCAAVAGAVLRPSPAASRPTSAPRPNHP encoded by the coding sequence ATGTACCTGGCGGACCGCGGCACACCGGCGCGCGAGAACGAGAAGCCGACCGCGCGAACCACGCGAACCACGCGAACCACGCGAACCGCGCGGGCCGGCGAGGCCGCGCACGCGACCGAGGGGGCGCACGCGACCGAGGCCGCGCCGTCCGCGAAAGGCCGCGCCGCGCGCCGCGCGCCGGCGATCGCCCCGGTGGTGCTCGCCCTCGGCGCGGTCAGCCTGATCACGGACGTCTCCTCGGAGATGGTCACCGCCGTGCTGCCGCTCTACCTGGTGGCAGGGCTCGGCCTGAGCCCGCTCGGCTTCGGCACCCTCGACGGCGTCTACAACGGCGTCAGCGCCCTGGTGCAGCTGGCCGGCGGCCACATCGCCGACCGCGTCCGCAGCCACAAGCTGGTCGCCGGCATCGGCTACGGCCTGTCCGCGCTGTGCAAACCGCTGCTGCTGCTCGTGCACAGCCTCGGCCCGCTCGGCGTCGTGCTCGCCCTGGAACGCACCGGCAAGGGCCTGCGCACCTCGCCGCGCGACGCGCTGATCTCGCTGTCCACCCCCGCCGAGCACCGCGGCCGCGCCTTCGGCGTGCACCGGGCGATGGACACCACGGGGGCCGTGCTCGGCCCGTTCACCGCGTTCCTGATCCTGCGCGCCGCGACCGACGGCTACGACGCGGTGTTCGGCGTCAGCGCCTGCGTCGCCGCCCTCGGCGTCCTCGTCCTGATCCTCTTCGTCCCCGGCCGCACGGCGGCGCGGGGCCCCTCCGCGACACCGGCCGCCGCGGAGCCCGACGCCCCGCCGGCCACGCCCGTCGACCTGCGCGAGGCCCTGCGCCTGCTGCGGCTGCCGCGGCTGCGCGCCCTGACCGGCTGCGCCGTCCTGCTCGGCCTCACCACCGTCAGCGACGCATTCGTCTACCTGCTGCTCCAGCACCGCGCGGGCATCGGCGACGAGTGGTTCCCGCTGATGCCGCTCGGCACCGCCTCGGTGTTCCTGCTGCTGGCCGTCCCGCTCGGCGTGCTCGCCGACCGGATCGGCCGCCGTACCGTCTTCCTGGCCGGGCACGCCGGACTGCTGGCCGCATACGCGCTGCTGCTGTGCGCTCCCTCCGTCCCGGCGCTGCCCTACCTGGTCCTCGCCCTGCACGGCGTCTTCTACGCGGCCACCGACGGGGTGCTGCCGGCCGCGGTCGCCGACGTGGTGCCCGAGCAACTGCGCGGCAGCGGCCTCGCCCTGGTGGGCACCGGCCAGGCGCTCGCCCGCTTCTGCTGCTCGCTGGCCTTCGGCGCGGCCTGGACGGTGTGGGGCGACGGCCGCGCGCTGTTCGGCTCCGCCGTCGCCCTGCTGCTGTGCGCGGCGGTCGCCGGAGCCGTCCTGCGCCCGTCCCCCGCCGCGTCCCGACCGACGTCCGCACCGCGCCCGAACCACCCGTGA
- a CDS encoding transglycosylase SLT domain-containing protein: MRFPALPSKLPTAAQFRRLPKKHKITVAGTAAAAAVVLTVTGLEATASAGSAAAAGDATGFPVSSGQSVKQLDAKTGVASQKAIKDAAQQKLDAAAAKKKAADAAAHKKVLDAAAKKAAAENSAKKAKAEAAKRAAQKAAAARSAKRAALPKKSTSTHIASKPAAKSYANNLDGWIRQSLDILHAKGIPASYNGIHRNIIRESSGNPRAINLWDINARNGIPSKGLLQVIDPTFQRYHVSGTSWNIYDPVANITAACNYAADRYGSMDNVNSAY, translated from the coding sequence ATGCGGTTCCCCGCACTTCCGAGCAAGCTCCCCACGGCCGCCCAGTTCCGTCGACTGCCCAAGAAGCACAAGATCACTGTCGCCGGCACCGCCGCCGCAGCCGCGGTCGTGCTGACGGTCACCGGCCTGGAAGCGACCGCGAGCGCCGGATCGGCGGCTGCCGCGGGCGACGCCACCGGGTTCCCGGTGTCCAGCGGCCAGAGCGTGAAGCAGCTCGACGCCAAGACCGGTGTCGCCTCGCAGAAGGCGATCAAGGACGCGGCCCAGCAGAAGCTGGACGCGGCCGCGGCGAAGAAGAAGGCGGCCGACGCCGCCGCGCACAAGAAGGTGCTCGACGCCGCCGCGAAGAAGGCGGCGGCCGAGAACTCGGCGAAGAAGGCGAAGGCCGAGGCGGCCAAGCGCGCCGCGCAGAAGGCGGCCGCCGCGCGTTCCGCCAAGCGGGCCGCGCTGCCGAAGAAGTCCACCAGCACGCACATCGCGTCCAAGCCGGCCGCGAAGTCCTATGCGAACAACCTCGACGGCTGGATTCGCCAGTCGCTGGACATCCTGCACGCCAAGGGTATTCCGGCGTCCTACAACGGAATTCACCGCAACATCATCCGTGAGTCCAGCGGCAACCCGCGGGCGATCAACCTGTGGGACATCAACGCCCGCAACGGCATTCCGTCCAAGGGCCTGCTGCAGGTGATCGATCCGACGTTCCAGCGCTACCACGTGTCCGGCACGTCGTGGAACATCTACGACCCGGTCGCCAACATCACCGCCGCGTGCAACTACGCGGCCGACCGGTACGGCTCGATGGACAACGTGAACTCGGCGTACTGA
- a CDS encoding chloride channel protein — translation MVRRPEYRRALVFCAVIGIPVSLVAFWFLAALHELQHLVWTEWPRHLGHHEPPWWWPFAPFAAAGLAVAAIVGRLPGHGGHVPAGGLSAAGTTPAALPGVILAAACSLPLGAVLGPEAPLIALGGGLALLLRDLARVPATPQGSALLSAAGSAAAISAIFGNPLVGAVLLMEVVGVGGPRLFAVILPALLASGVGAIVFSGFGHWTGFRTGSLSMSLPAPPTLDTGDVVWTVLIGIVVGAAVHLLLVGGRFTARLTARALHRTTLLCALGAGGCAAAFAGLTRHSPAEVALSGQAALSDLAAHPHAWSVGALVAVLAFKGLAYALCLGSLRGGAIFPALFLGGAAGVLLAPLPGLGLVPGMAAGMAAAAAAALRLPVSSVVLVSLLLGHTGSITVVVLGTVTSFVTAQLLPRGPSVPAFAPPAPRPGAG, via the coding sequence CTGGTGCGGCGGCCGGAGTACCGCCGCGCGCTCGTGTTCTGCGCGGTGATCGGCATCCCCGTCTCGCTCGTCGCGTTCTGGTTCCTGGCCGCGCTGCACGAGCTGCAGCACCTGGTCTGGACGGAGTGGCCCCGCCACCTGGGACATCACGAGCCGCCGTGGTGGTGGCCGTTCGCGCCGTTCGCCGCGGCCGGCCTGGCGGTCGCCGCGATCGTCGGACGCCTGCCCGGACACGGCGGGCACGTCCCCGCGGGCGGACTCAGCGCCGCGGGGACGACCCCGGCGGCACTGCCCGGCGTCATCCTGGCCGCCGCGTGCAGCCTGCCGCTGGGCGCGGTCCTGGGACCGGAGGCTCCGCTCATCGCCCTCGGCGGCGGACTCGCGCTGCTGCTGCGCGATCTGGCGCGCGTCCCCGCCACACCGCAGGGGTCGGCCCTGCTCAGCGCGGCCGGGTCCGCCGCCGCGATCTCCGCGATCTTCGGCAACCCGCTGGTGGGCGCGGTCCTGCTGATGGAAGTCGTCGGCGTCGGCGGGCCGCGGCTGTTCGCGGTGATACTGCCCGCGCTCCTCGCCAGCGGCGTCGGCGCGATCGTCTTCAGCGGCTTCGGCCACTGGACGGGCTTCCGCACCGGCAGCCTGAGCATGTCGCTGCCCGCGCCGCCCACCCTCGACACCGGCGACGTGGTCTGGACGGTGCTCATCGGCATCGTGGTGGGCGCGGCGGTCCACCTGCTGCTCGTGGGCGGACGGTTCACCGCACGTCTCACCGCGCGGGCGCTGCACCGCACCACGCTGCTGTGCGCGCTCGGCGCGGGCGGCTGCGCCGCCGCGTTCGCCGGCCTGACGCGGCACTCGCCCGCGGAGGTGGCGCTGTCAGGGCAGGCGGCGTTGTCCGACCTCGCCGCGCATCCCCACGCGTGGTCGGTGGGCGCTCTCGTGGCGGTGCTCGCCTTCAAGGGCCTCGCCTACGCGCTGTGCCTCGGCAGCCTGCGCGGCGGCGCGATCTTCCCGGCGCTCTTCCTCGGCGGGGCGGCGGGCGTACTGCTCGCGCCGCTGCCAGGTCTCGGACTGGTGCCGGGGATGGCGGCCGGGATGGCGGCCGCTGCCGCCGCCGCGCTCCGGCTGCCGGTGAGCAGCGTGGTGCTGGTCTCCCTGCTGCTGGGACACACCGGGTCGATCACCGTGGTCGTGCTCGGCACGGTGACCTCTTTCGTCACCGCTCAGCTCCTGCCCCGCGGCCCGTCCGTCCCGGCGTTCGCACCGCCCGCGCCCCGGCCGGGCGCGGGCTGA
- a CDS encoding NADP-dependent oxidoreductase produces MKAVIAPRYGDPDVLTLTDADDPKVGPDSVLVRVRAAGVNPVDWKIVAGHLDPLMHVHFPLIPGWDVAGVVEAVGLDATEFSVGDEVYGYVRKDEVQHGTFAELVAAPVRTLAHRPAALSWEQAAAVPLAGLTAFQALARIGVGQGDTVLVHAAAGGVGSFAVQIAAAQGARVIGTASERNHDFVRSLGGEPVDYGEGLADRVRALAPEGVTAALDLVGGGAAQLSQDLLADRTRVASITDATITRTGGRHVWVRPSSQDLAALGRLADDGRLTAHIGHSLPLERAAEAFELSKDGHVRGKIVLTVGD; encoded by the coding sequence ATGAAGGCCGTCATCGCACCCCGCTACGGCGATCCGGACGTGCTGACCCTCACCGACGCCGACGATCCCAAGGTGGGCCCGGACTCCGTCCTGGTCCGGGTCCGCGCCGCAGGCGTCAACCCCGTCGACTGGAAGATCGTCGCCGGACACCTCGACCCGCTCATGCACGTCCACTTCCCGCTGATCCCCGGCTGGGACGTGGCCGGCGTGGTCGAGGCGGTCGGACTGGACGCCACCGAGTTCTCCGTCGGCGACGAGGTCTACGGCTACGTCCGCAAGGACGAGGTCCAGCACGGCACCTTCGCCGAACTCGTCGCCGCCCCCGTCCGCACCCTCGCCCACCGCCCCGCCGCGCTGTCCTGGGAGCAGGCCGCCGCCGTCCCGCTGGCCGGGCTCACCGCCTTCCAGGCACTGGCCAGGATCGGCGTCGGCCAGGGCGACACCGTCCTGGTCCACGCCGCCGCGGGAGGCGTCGGCTCCTTCGCCGTGCAGATCGCCGCCGCACAGGGCGCCCGCGTCATCGGCACCGCGAGCGAGCGCAACCACGACTTCGTCCGCTCCCTCGGCGGCGAGCCCGTCGACTACGGGGAGGGCCTGGCCGACCGGGTCCGGGCACTGGCCCCCGAAGGCGTCACCGCCGCCCTCGACCTCGTCGGCGGCGGCGCCGCCCAGCTCTCGCAGGACCTGCTCGCCGACCGCACCCGGGTCGCCTCCATCACCGACGCGACCATCACCCGCACGGGCGGCCGCCACGTCTGGGTGCGCCCCAGCAGCCAGGACCTGGCCGCTCTGGGCCGCCTGGCCGACGACGGCCGGCTCACCGCGCACATCGGGCACAGCCTGCCGCTGGAGCGGGCCGCCGAGGCGTTCGAGCTGAGCAAGGACGGCCACGTCCGCGGCAAGATCGTCCTCACCGTCGGGGACTGA
- a CDS encoding TolB family protein, whose translation MTAKRRLLVLVLAVLLLGGVGTGFVLHAAHRAADENTARAGDPVAAAGRVALTGRGRVVFVNSAAGPHRSAVSAVPSADPGATRTSSDLTCARFYASAGTGVCLQSGLGVVSQTNRAVVTDAALHTERTFALAGTPSRARVSPSGRFAAWTVFVGGESYGAAFFSTRTSIVDTRTWRLLPNLEDFAITLNGKRYHNVDDNFWGVTFAADDDTFYATLGTADHTYLMRGSVSRRTVASVGVQNVECPSLSPDGTRIAFKKRILGGASLWHEYVLDLRTLKETPLAERRSVDDQAAWLDDRTVAYSLPHEGDVKSTDLWSVPADGTGTPHLMIRDASSPAAL comes from the coding sequence ATGACCGCCAAGCGCCGCCTGCTCGTCCTGGTCCTCGCCGTGCTGCTGCTCGGCGGCGTCGGCACCGGCTTCGTGCTGCACGCCGCCCACCGGGCCGCCGACGAGAACACCGCGCGGGCCGGCGACCCGGTCGCCGCCGCGGGCCGCGTCGCCCTCACCGGCCGCGGCCGCGTCGTCTTCGTCAACTCCGCGGCCGGCCCGCACCGCTCCGCGGTCTCCGCCGTGCCGTCCGCCGACCCCGGCGCCACCCGCACCTCCTCCGACCTCACGTGCGCCCGCTTCTACGCCTCCGCGGGCACCGGGGTCTGCCTGCAGTCGGGCCTCGGCGTGGTCTCCCAGACCAACCGCGCCGTCGTCACCGACGCGGCCCTGCACACCGAGCGCACCTTCGCCCTGGCCGGCACCCCGAGCAGGGCCCGCGTCTCGCCCAGCGGCCGGTTCGCCGCCTGGACGGTCTTCGTCGGCGGGGAGTCCTACGGCGCCGCGTTCTTCTCCACCCGCACCTCCATCGTCGACACCCGCACCTGGCGACTCCTGCCGAACCTGGAGGACTTCGCCATCACGCTGAACGGCAAGCGCTACCACAACGTCGACGACAACTTCTGGGGCGTGACCTTCGCCGCGGACGACGACACCTTCTACGCCACCCTCGGCACCGCCGACCACACGTACCTGATGCGCGGGTCGGTCTCCCGCCGTACGGTCGCCTCGGTCGGCGTGCAGAACGTCGAATGCCCCTCGCTGTCCCCGGACGGTACGCGCATCGCCTTCAAGAAGCGCATCCTGGGCGGCGCCTCGCTGTGGCACGAGTACGTACTCGACCTGCGCACCCTGAAGGAGACCCCGCTGGCCGAGCGCCGCAGCGTCGACGACCAGGCGGCGTGGCTGGACGACCGCACCGTCGCCTACTCGCTGCCGCACGAGGGCGACGTGAAGAGCACCGACCTGTGGAGCGTGCCCGCGGACGGCACCGGCACCCCCCACCTGATGATCCGCGACGCCTCCTCCCCGGCCGCCCTGTAG
- a CDS encoding IPT/TIG domain-containing protein yields MTTRVPARPTRRRRQAVATAAAAALTLAGLTALTAPTAHATAPAAPTAYVADAGDNTVSAVDTGTGTVTATIPVGYGPQGIAASPDGARVYVTDAGPNTVSVIDTATHTVTATIPVGATPVAAAVSPDSSRVYVADLGSAAISVIDAATATVTATIPVATGPDAVAVTPDGAKVYVTASSGSVSVIDAATGAVTATLPAGVRPIAVAVAPDGAHAYAADLDGGTLSVIDTATDTVTATLPTAHGAYALAVGPDSRTAYLAGGPAGSVSVLDTATGAQGPDIPAGTNPQGLALAPDGRLYATDLGSAAVTVIDTATGAATATIAVGSAPLGIAISVPPAPQPPVPAVTSVSPASGPAAGGTPVTVSGTALAGATAVTFGAGHPATAVSCTDTACTATAPPGAAGTVDVQVTTPGGTSAATPADAYTYIPADRHADVAVALAADPAPALLGARIDYTVTLTGHGPDTADTATVTVPLPASVHASSHDCAVSATAVTCSATALHSGQSTTRHFTVPVGLLTLGLPYSLTATRTAGSPADPVPGNDRATRTCTVVTSLIIDCH; encoded by the coding sequence ATGACCACACGCGTGCCCGCACGCCCGACCCGCCGCAGACGGCAGGCCGTCGCCACGGCCGCCGCAGCCGCGCTGACGCTGGCCGGACTCACCGCACTGACCGCGCCCACCGCCCACGCGACCGCCCCGGCCGCCCCGACCGCCTACGTCGCCGACGCCGGCGACAACACCGTCTCCGCCGTCGACACCGGCACCGGCACGGTCACCGCCACCATCCCGGTCGGCTACGGCCCGCAGGGCATCGCCGCCTCACCCGACGGCGCCCGCGTCTACGTCACCGACGCCGGCCCCAACACCGTCTCCGTGATCGACACCGCGACCCACACCGTCACCGCCACCATCCCGGTCGGCGCCACCCCCGTCGCCGCGGCCGTCAGCCCCGACAGCTCCCGCGTCTACGTCGCCGACCTCGGCTCCGCCGCGATCAGCGTCATCGACGCCGCCACCGCCACCGTCACCGCGACCATCCCCGTCGCCACCGGCCCCGACGCCGTCGCCGTCACCCCCGACGGCGCCAAGGTCTACGTCACCGCCAGCAGCGGCAGCGTCAGCGTCATCGACGCCGCCACCGGAGCCGTGACCGCCACCCTGCCCGCCGGCGTCCGCCCGATCGCCGTCGCCGTCGCCCCCGACGGCGCCCACGCCTACGCCGCCGACCTCGACGGCGGCACCCTGTCGGTGATCGACACCGCGACCGACACGGTCACCGCCACCCTCCCGACCGCCCACGGCGCCTACGCCCTGGCCGTCGGACCCGACAGCCGCACCGCGTACCTGGCCGGCGGACCGGCCGGCTCGGTCTCCGTCCTGGACACCGCCACCGGCGCCCAGGGACCGGACATCCCCGCCGGCACCAACCCCCAGGGCCTCGCACTCGCCCCGGACGGCCGGCTCTACGCCACCGACCTCGGCTCCGCCGCCGTCACCGTGATCGACACCGCCACCGGCGCCGCCACCGCCACGATCGCGGTCGGCAGCGCCCCGCTCGGCATCGCGATCTCCGTGCCGCCCGCGCCCCAGCCTCCGGTGCCCGCGGTCACCTCGGTCAGCCCCGCATCCGGCCCCGCCGCCGGCGGCACACCCGTCACCGTCTCCGGCACCGCACTGGCCGGCGCCACCGCCGTCACCTTCGGCGCCGGCCACCCCGCCACGGCCGTCTCCTGCACCGACACCGCGTGCACCGCCACCGCGCCGCCCGGCGCCGCCGGCACCGTCGACGTCCAGGTGACCACCCCCGGCGGCACCAGCGCCGCCACACCCGCCGACGCCTACACCTACATCCCCGCCGACCGCCACGCCGACGTCGCGGTCGCCCTGGCCGCCGACCCGGCCCCCGCGCTGCTCGGCGCCCGCATCGACTACACCGTCACCCTCACCGGACACGGCCCCGACACCGCCGACACCGCGACCGTCACCGTCCCGCTGCCGGCGTCCGTGCACGCCTCCTCCCACGACTGCGCCGTCTCCGCGACCGCGGTCACCTGCTCGGCGACAGCACTGCACAGCGGCCAGAGCACCACCCGCCACTTCACCGTCCCGGTCGGCCTGCTCACCCTCGGCCTGCCCTACAGCCTCACCGCCACCCGCACCGCCGGCAGCCCCGCCGACCCGGTCCCCGGCAACGACCGCGCCACCCGGACCTGCACCGTCGTGACGTCGCTGATCATCGACTGCCACTGA
- a CDS encoding peptidylprolyl isomerase, which produces MENVYFDITIDGAPAGRIVFRLFDDVVPKTAQNFRELATGQHGFGYAGSAFHRVIPAFMLQGGDFTRGDGTGGKSIYGEKFADENFQLRHDRPYLLSMANAGPNTNGSQFFVTTVVTPWLDGKHVVFGEVVEGQELVKQIESKGSQSGRTSSKVVISESGTVKA; this is translated from the coding sequence ATGGAAAACGTGTACTTCGACATCACCATCGACGGCGCGCCCGCCGGCCGGATCGTCTTCCGGCTGTTCGACGACGTGGTCCCCAAGACCGCGCAGAACTTCCGCGAGCTCGCCACCGGCCAGCACGGCTTCGGATACGCCGGCTCCGCGTTCCACCGCGTCATCCCCGCCTTTATGCTCCAGGGCGGCGACTTCACCCGGGGCGACGGCACCGGCGGCAAGAGCATCTACGGCGAGAAGTTCGCCGACGAGAACTTCCAGCTGCGCCACGACCGCCCCTACCTGCTCTCCATGGCCAACGCCGGTCCGAACACCAACGGATCCCAGTTCTTCGTGACCACCGTCGTCACCCCCTGGCTCGACGGCAAGCACGTCGTGTTCGGCGAGGTCGTCGAGGGCCAGGAACTGGTCAAGCAGATCGAGAGCAAGGGCAGCCAGAGCGGCCGCACCTCGTCGAAGGTCGTGATCTCCGAGTCCGGCACCGTCAAGGCGTAG
- a CDS encoding Asp23/Gls24 family envelope stress response protein yields MAATDTVSSSSASRRKDVSGRTVIADQVVATIAGIAAREVDGVHNMGGGASRAVGAVRDTVTRSSDPTRGVKVEVGEKQAAIDLDIVVLYGTEIAEAAQEIRSHVAFAVERMTGLEVVEVNINIRDVHVPGDDSDEDEEEARVR; encoded by the coding sequence ATGGCAGCGACGGACACCGTTTCCTCCAGCAGCGCCTCGCGGCGCAAGGACGTCTCCGGCAGGACCGTGATCGCCGACCAGGTGGTCGCCACCATCGCCGGCATCGCGGCGCGCGAGGTCGACGGCGTGCACAACATGGGCGGCGGCGCGAGCCGGGCCGTGGGCGCCGTGCGCGACACCGTGACGCGGTCCAGCGATCCGACGCGCGGCGTGAAGGTCGAGGTCGGCGAGAAGCAGGCGGCGATCGACCTGGACATCGTGGTCCTGTACGGGACCGAGATCGCCGAGGCCGCCCAGGAGATCCGCTCGCACGTGGCGTTCGCGGTCGAGCGCATGACCGGCCTCGAGGTGGTCGAGGTCAACATCAACATCCGCGACGTGCACGTGCCGGGTGACGACAGCGACGAGGACGAGGAGGAGGCCCGGGTGAGGTGA